One Cellulomonas soli DNA window includes the following coding sequences:
- a CDS encoding pyridoxal phosphate-dependent decarboxylase family protein produces the protein MDADEDVFGPALARATVHAQRWLAGAGDRRVPPRSSPAEAARAVAAPLPEGPTPADVVIDELAALAEPGLMTFASGRFFGWVVGGTQPAPLAADWLVSAWDQNVGMRAMSPGPAALEDVAGGWLLDLLGLPSGSDVGFVTGATSANLTCQAAARDRVLRAVGWDVEERGLAGGPHVRVLVGAERHVSVDLALRYLGLGVPEPVAVDDQGRIDPVALGAALAAGEGPTIVCLQAGNIHSGACDPMTGAVAAAHAHGAWVHVDGAFGLWAAASPALAPMTAGLAGADSWATDAHKTLNVPYDCGIAVVADPQPLRRAMGVHAAYLADFQEAADPVEKTPEMSRRARGLPVWAALRALGRSGVAELVDGLVAHARAIADGLAGIEGVQVLNDVVFTQVSVAFEDDERTRRVTARVLADGETWMSGSHWRDRDVLRVSVSNAATTDADVERAVAAVRRAAEAV, from the coding sequence ATGGATGCGGACGAGGACGTCTTCGGGCCGGCTCTGGCGCGCGCCACCGTGCACGCGCAGCGCTGGCTCGCAGGTGCGGGAGACCGACGCGTGCCACCGCGCTCCTCGCCCGCGGAGGCTGCCCGCGCCGTCGCGGCGCCCCTGCCCGAGGGGCCCACACCTGCCGACGTCGTGATCGACGAGCTGGCGGCGCTTGCCGAGCCCGGGCTCATGACCTTCGCCTCCGGGCGGTTCTTCGGCTGGGTCGTCGGGGGTACGCAGCCCGCGCCGCTCGCCGCCGACTGGCTGGTCAGCGCCTGGGACCAGAACGTCGGCATGCGCGCGATGTCTCCGGGGCCTGCGGCGCTCGAGGACGTGGCCGGCGGGTGGCTGCTCGACCTGCTCGGGCTGCCCTCTGGGTCGGACGTCGGCTTCGTCACGGGCGCGACCTCGGCGAACCTCACGTGCCAGGCCGCGGCCCGCGACCGGGTGCTGCGCGCGGTGGGCTGGGACGTCGAGGAGCGCGGGCTCGCCGGTGGTCCGCACGTGCGGGTGCTGGTCGGGGCCGAGCGGCACGTCAGCGTCGACCTGGCGTTGCGGTACCTGGGCCTCGGGGTGCCCGAGCCGGTCGCGGTCGACGACCAGGGGCGGATCGACCCGGTGGCGCTCGGTGCCGCGCTCGCGGCGGGCGAGGGGCCGACGATCGTGTGCCTGCAGGCCGGGAACATCCACTCGGGGGCCTGCGACCCGATGACCGGGGCGGTCGCCGCGGCGCACGCGCACGGAGCGTGGGTGCACGTGGACGGGGCGTTCGGGCTGTGGGCCGCGGCGTCACCAGCCCTGGCACCGATGACCGCCGGGCTGGCCGGTGCCGACTCGTGGGCGACGGACGCGCACAAGACCCTCAACGTGCCGTACGACTGCGGCATCGCCGTGGTCGCCGACCCGCAGCCGCTGCGCCGCGCGATGGGGGTGCACGCGGCCTACCTGGCCGACTTCCAGGAGGCGGCCGACCCGGTGGAGAAGACCCCGGAGATGTCCCGGCGGGCGCGCGGCCTGCCGGTGTGGGCCGCGCTGCGCGCGCTCGGGCGCTCGGGGGTGGCCGAGCTGGTCGACGGCCTCGTCGCGCACGCGCGCGCGATCGCGGACGGGCTGGCCGGGATCGAGGGCGTGCAGGTGCTCAACGACGTGGTGTTCACCCAGGTGTCGGTGGCCTTCGAGGACGACGAGCGGACCAGGCGGGTCACCGCCCGGGTGCTCGCCGACGGCGAGACCTGGATGTCCGGGTCGCACTGGCGCGACCGGGACGTGCTGCGGGTCTCGGTGAGCAACGCGGCCACGACGGACGCCGACGTCGAGCGGGCGGTGGCAGCGGTCCGGCGGGCGGCGGAGGCGGTCTGA